In one window of Littorina saxatilis isolate snail1 linkage group LG11, US_GU_Lsax_2.0, whole genome shotgun sequence DNA:
- the LOC138980812 gene encoding uncharacterized protein yields MTVESDLRRSDVVSPKAADVLHDTVMQGAETQRHNTGDIYTPRHHSNPSRPLDNQPQPHTLLNSSYQHRDVSYDAQNLHRHYQHQHRHESALRWEGESSLYRQGDSESPASESYRGLPPGFPSRYSTSSAERNQARYDISQRNQHQERSTGHKDESFSNREESIHGEESARLQNYRREEESGKVQDYRRVKSDKASPPPAWERGRVDSKVGPSPPPQLPSTPYAASDHRSSCPPPESGVDFSRSAMVTASPAQAEDPRKTAQRYSVDSYPPSPDDPNDPMDKSAMDDNDGMVDDDDEFSDGGHYRSPSSYHRYMRDASYDNGNASSPDREMEDGPKNGGNGDREPSIESLEIMKRRFFEQCLKNGGNPPGGYPMEYPLRGGLHPAQSSRDFGKGSSAMSEEMYSSRSRHEAAMKGFQGEGTDSSSQKLHPYMRHPNDPSRPYTEESGDRMAMYAAGGRPSLDSQHHREGLLTPKKEPNTSFSPGKETAYPSSVAFPERREDPSAFSPIRDMPMVKREHQRGSPDSSPVQSRGDGGGMPPSSSSLPPSSSPLTKIPIPGALAGQLSRGGFPPGELNPMHEMMMAGGMGVGGPRLPMGPQMPERTGPPGHVYFCHLCSYSGSIKDDFDAHMQIHFEYNCPHCDYTSRTEGRLKRHIKDFHSDPDTKQRSMPGRPKIFRCKQCEFSCIDKVQFWAHARTHIKEEKLLACPRCPFVTEYKHHLEYHLRNHFGSKPYKCGKCNYSCVNKSMLNSHMKSHTNVYQYRCADCTYATKYCHSLKLHLRKYNHKPATVLNSDGSLPQGIDAEISGLSLLAKRGPPRGPRGMRKEKDGGEGGGFMPGFFPMPPSPHHPHRGLPPGFNPMMNGGMLPPSPYWPMMANGMHPPPPLIPLGGPHPGMEKPEGHNGPGPSPRSAEHEMRRRELENSGGREAGDFLCRMCSFATESPEALHAHVFKVHASENRDLLNMLPFNISSDALMGGEDAAQKMHSRRMSAPPASSCATASQSLSPHDLDPESYPRRNTVPSGQSPLKSRGEHGGSPWARKRELFPGYLDNMYLGQQGGGDRDRRDAAERSARQPHQPAEEGADILRQMTLKFGAASSSVTQSSVSAAAMSVAASIAAMATKQGEQGALDLTNKTASPPLPYIPPSLFPPRSSHPDAPFPYPALSAAGEKRPIAEVSASTNSGEENNCFGSNEDTPSQPRKRSRKGKAYKLDALYHKRQAEHQQQQELEEQQQQRAALSSEHSDSQDAVSPAETITEGKEESKSEEDLPSRDEEAERMEGDDKDDTAKSSPVPEEEADRFRQLQKEIRMLNSEVMPENAEDNDDSGNQQPPSPDGQSNADGPCSNQASPQQDASSPPPQDGEAAEGDSEMTEEDHEQERESTIKAIYQSRRQPANQAVRRGTELAWKIMTDPSTGVDLPPGTPPRSEEDRSQISLPSSASPPKNGMGGRNMHGSVDGPGHKSPLSSPTSHRNGMNKNSFPVSLSSSSASMMNPYAGFMSFQEAARNMTTSSSPSGPERLSTHAQTVPPFRSPMMDMMFAGKSPLAPRPPPPPARHQFECEHCDMGFKDMMMYSMHMAYHNEAGNPFQCRGCGYSCQDKREFFLHIVQNPHS; encoded by the exons ATCGTCACGAGTCTGCGCTGAGATGGGAGGGAGAGTCTTCGCTCTATCGCCAAGGAGACAGTGAAAGTCCTGCCAGTGAGTCTTATCGTGGTCTTCCACCAGGCTTTCCTTCGCGTTACTCTACGTCTTCTGCAGAACGGAACCAAGCTAGGTACGACATCAGTCAAAGAAACCAGCACCAAGAACGCTCAACCGGCCACAAGGACGAGTCCTTCAGCAACCGAGAAGAGTCCATCCACGGCGAAGAGTCAGCCAGACTACAGAACTATCGCAGAGAGGAGGAGTCGGGAAAAGTACAAGACTACCGCAGAGTCAAGTCAGATAAAGCATCTCCGCCGCCCGCTTGGGAAAGGGGAAGGGTTGATAGCAAGGTCGGACCATCCCCTCCTCCACAGCTACCCTCCACGCCCTACGCAGCCTCTGATCATAGAAGTTCTTGTCCGCCTCCTGAATCCGGTGTGGACTTCTCTCGCTCAGCCATGGTGACCGCTTCTCCTGCCCAGGCTGAGGACCCCAGGAAGACTGCTCAGAG GTACAGCGTCGACAGCTACCCCCCCTCGCCAGATGACCCCAACGACCCAATGGACAAGTCAGCCATGGACGACAACGACGGCAtggtcgacgacgacgacgagttCAGCGACGGCGGTCACTACAGAAGTCCCAGCAGCTACCACCGCTACATGCGCGACGCTAGCTACGACAACGGCAACGCCTCATCCCCAGACAGAGAAATGGAAGACGGGCCCAAAAATGGCGGCAATGGAGATCGCGAACCGTCTATTGAATCGTTGGAGATAATGAAGAGGCGGTTCTTCGAGCAGTGCTTGAAGAACGGGGGTAACCCACCCGGAGGCTACCCCATGGAGTACCCTTTGAGAGGAGGGTTGCATCCAGCTCAGTCTTCCAGGGACTTCGGCAAGGGGTCGTCGGCGATGTCTGAAGAGATGTACTCTTCTCGATCTCGTCACGAAGCTGCGATGAAAGGCTTCCAAGGGGAGGGAACTGACTCTTCTTCCCAGAAGCTCCACCCTTATATGCGTCACCCTAACGATCCTTCACGACCTTACACAGAAGAGTCAGGAGACAGAATGGCGATGTACGCTGCAGGCGGCAGACCTAGCCTGGATTCTCAGCACCACAGGGAAGGTCTTCTGACGCCGAAGAAAGAGCCCAACACTTCATTTTCCCCTGGGAAGGAAACCGCTTATCCCTCTTCTGTCGCTTTCCCGGAACGAAGAGAAGACCCTTCTGCTTTCTCCCCCATCAGAGACATGCCGATGGTGAAACGAGAGCATCAGAGAGGATCGCCAGACTCTTCCCCTGTTCAGAGCAGAGGGGATGGAGGGGGCATGCCTCCTTCGTCCTCCTCCctacccccctcctcctcccccctcacCAAGATCCCCATTCCCGGTGCGCTTGCAGGACAACTGTCTCGCGGAGGGTTCCCCCCTGGTGAGCTGAATCCAATGCACGAGATGATGATGGCTGGAGGAATGGGAGTTGGAGGTCCTCGCTTGCCCATGGGACCTCAAATGCCTGAGAGGACTGGACCTCCTGGACATGTCTACTTCTGTCATCTGTGTAGCTACTCTG GCTCGATCAAAGATGATTTCGACGCTCACATGCAAATTCACTTTGAGTACAACTGCCCCCACTGCGACTACACGTCTCGCACGGAGGGCCGTCTGAAGCGTCATATCAAGGACTTTCACAGCGACCCAGACACCAAGCAACGCTCCATGCCTGGCAGACCCAAGATCTTCCGCTGCAAGCAGTGTGAATTCTCCTGTATTGATAAG GTGCAATTCTGGGCCCACGCCCGCACTCACATCAAAGAAGAGAAGCTGCTGGCCTGCCCTCGCTGCCCCTTCGTCACGGAGTACAAGCATCACCTCGAGTATCATCTCCGCAACCACTTCGGCTCCAAACCGTACAAGTGTGGCAAATGCAACTACTCCTGCGTCAACAAATCCATGCTCAACTCACACATGAAGAGCCACACGAACGTGTACCAGTACCGCTGTGCTGACTGTACGTACGCCACGAAGTACTGTCACAGTCTGAAGCTCCACCTGAGGAAGTACAACCACAAACCCGCTACAGTCCTCAACAGCGACGGCAGTCTCCCTCAAGGTATTGATGCTGAGATCTCCGGGCTGAGCCTGCTGGCGAAGCGAGGGCCCCCTAGAGGACCTCGTGGGATGAGGAAGGAGAAGGACggtggagagggagggggtttCATGCCCGGCTTCTTCCCCATGCCTCCCTCCCCCCACCATCCCCACCGCGGCCTCCCCCCGGGCTTCAACCCTATGATGAACGGAGGGATGCTGCCCCCGTCCCCTTACTGGCCTATGATGGCGAACGGTATGCACCCCCCTCCGCCCCTCATCCCTTTGGGCGGCCCACATCCCGGAATGGAAAAACCCGAGGGTCACAACGGTCCCGGACCCTCCCCCAGGTCCGCTGAACATGAGATGAGGAGGAGAGAGTTAGAGAACAGCGGGGGCAGGGAGGCAGGAGACTTCCTCTGCAGAATGTGCAGCTTCGCCACCGAGAGTCCTGAGGCTCTGCACGCCCACGTCTTCAAAGTCCACGCTTCCGAGAACCGGGACCTCCTCAATATGCTGCCCTTCAACATCTCTTCGGACGCGCTGATGGGCGGTGAAGACGCTGCTCAGAAGATGCACTCTCGTCGCATGTCTGCTCCCCCTGCGTCCTCCTGTGCGACCGCTTCGCAGTCCTTGTCCCCccatgaccttgaccctgagAGCTACCCGAGACGTAACACTGTCCCCAGTGGTCAATCCCCTCTCAAGTCCCGTGGTGAGCATGGTGGCTCTCCTTGGGCGAGGAAGCGAGAGCTGTTCCCCGGTTACCTTGACAACATGTATCTGGGGCAACAGGGAGGCGGCGACAGAGACCGGAGAGACGCTGCGGAAAGGAGCGCCAGACAGCCTCACCAGCCCGCAGAAGAAGGAGCCGACATTCTCCGACAGATGACGTTGAAGTTCGGAGCGGCGTCATCCTCCGTGACGCAATCGTCAGTTTCCGCCGCGGCTATGTCCGTTGCGGCCAGCATCGCTGCAATGGCTACAAAACAAGGGGAGCAGGGCGCTTTAGATCTCACCAACAAAACCgcctctcccccccttccctacatccccccctccctcttccctCCACGCTCTAGTCATCCCGATGCCCCTTTCCCCTACCCCGCTTTGTCTGCCGCCGGCGAGAAGCGCCCCATTGCTGAAGTCAGCGCTAGCACCAACTCCGGCGAAGAGAACAACTGCTTCGGTTCTAACGAAGACACCCCCAGCCAGCCCAGAAAGCGATCCCGCAAAGGAAAGGCGTACAAACTGGACGCGCTTTATCACAAACGTCAAGCAGAGCACCAACAGCAGCAGGAGCTGGAggagcagcaacagcagcgggCGGCGTTGTCGTCTGAACACAGTGACAGCCAGGACGCCGTAAGTCCAGCCGAGACCATCACAGAAGGCAAAGAGGAAAGCAAAAGTGAGGAAGACTTGCCCTCGAGGGATGAGGAAGCAGAGAGAATGGAGGGAGATGACAAGGATGATACTGCTAAGTCCTCCCCTGTTCCAGAAGAAGAAGCTGATCGCTTCAGACAACTGCAGAAAGAGATCCGGATGCTCAACAGTGAAGTCATGCCAGAAAACGCCGAAGACAATGATGACTCCGGCAACCAACAGCCCCCCTCGCCTGACGGGCAGTCCAACGCTGACGGGCCCTGCTCTAACCAAGCCTCTCCTCAGCAAGACGCAAGCTCTCCTCCCCCTCAGGACGGAGAAGCAGCAGAAGGAGACTCAGAAATGACCGAAGAAGACCACGAGCAGGAGAGAGAGTCGACGATCAAAGCCATCTACCAGAGTCGTCGCCAGCCAGCTAACCAAGCCGTTCGCCGCGGCACTGAGCTCGCCTGGAAGATTATGACTGACCCTAGCACTGGGGTAGACCTTCCTCCTGGAACGCCACCAAGATCTGAAGAAGATCGTTCCCAAATCTCTCTGCCCTCTTCAGCCTCTCCTCCTAAGAACGGAATGGGCGGCAGAAATATGCACGGAAGTGTTGACGGCCCTGGCCACAAGTCGCCCTTGTCATCCCCAACATCACACAGAAACGGGATGAACAAGAActctttccctgtgtctctgtcttcaTCCTCTGCCTCAATGATGAATCCATACGCTGGGTTCATGTCTTTCCAAGAAGCTGCCAGAAACATGACCACCTCTTCCTCACCTTCCGGGCCCGAGAGGCTGTCTACGCACGCGCAGACCGTCCCCCCCTTCCGGTCCCCCATGATGGACATGATGTTCGCGGGCAAGTCCCCCCTCGCCCCCcgccctcctcctccacccgcgcGTCATCAGTTCGAGTGCGAGCACTGCGACATGGGGTTCAAAGACATGATGATGTACAGCATGCACATGGCTTACCACAACGAAGCCGGGAACCCCTTCCAGTGTAGAGGATGCGGTTATTCGTGTCAGGATAAGCGGGAGTTCTTCCTTCACATCGTGCAGAATCCTCACAGTTGA